From Longimicrobiales bacterium:
GGTCGTCGACTCCTTCCGTTCCCTGACCGACGCCGTGCGCGTCGGCTCCGCCGTGTCGTCCGACCTCCCTGGCGTGCTGCAGCGCCTTGCGATGCATCTCACGACCTGGCAGGTGACGTCGTTTCTGGTGGGCGAGTATGAGGAGGAGGAGAAGACCGGCAATCCGATCTTCACCATCGCGGACACGATCCTCTGGCTCGAGCAGGCCACCGAGAACAACTCGATCGTTCGCAAGCTCCAGGTCGTGAAGGTCCGCGGGCAGGCGCCGATGCCGGGATTGCATACGTATCGTATCACGGCTGACGGCCTCCAGGTCTTTCCGCGACTCTCTCTCGCCGTGGACGAACACGAACGGGAGACGCCGGCCGGCCGAACATCCACCGGCGTCCCCGGACTCGACGAAATGATGGGTGGAGGGATTCCCACCGGCGATTCCGTGCTCGTCGCCGGCCCGTCGGGCTCAGGTAAATCGGTGCTCGCCACCCAGTTCATCGCCGAAGGCGGCAAGCGCGGCGAGGCGGGGGTGCTCGTCGTCTTCGAGGAGCACCCGAAGGAGTATCTCCACCGCGCGGAAGGCCTCGGGTTCGGCGTGCAGGGGATGATCGAAGCGGGCATGCTGGAAGCGCTCTACCTGCGTCCGCTCGATCTGTCACCGGACGAAACGCTGCACGAGATCCGCGAAGCGGTGAATCGGGTGGGTGCCACGCGCGTGGTCATCGATTCGATGTCGGGCTTCGAGCTCGCGCTCGCCCCTACCTTCAGGACCGATTTTCGCGAATCGCTCTACCGGCTTGTGGGTGCCCTGACCGGCATCGGCATCACGGTGCTCACCACGATGGAGGTGAGCCCGGGTGAGAACGAGCTCCGCTTCACACCGAACGTGATCTCTTTCCTCGCGGACGACCTGATTTCGCTGCGTTACGTCGAGGTGGAAAGGGAGCTCAGGAAGGTGGCAGTCGTGGTCAAGATGCGCGGGAGCCAGCACAGCAAGGCATATCGCGAATACGAGATCACGGAGCGAGGCTTCGTGGTCGGAGGAGATCTGGATGGCTACACCGGTCGCATCAGCGGCGCTCCGGTTCTCACGAGGCGGATGAGCGAGAACGCCTGAAGCGCTGACGCTGTGTCGTGTGCGTGCACCCGCCCCGGGCACGCGAGGGTGCGTGTCGTCCATGAAGTCACAGAGGACGGCGATCGTCACGCTGCCCCAGCGCGCCCGACACGCCCCGCTATTTCACGTTCGAGCGTAGTCGCTCGAGCGCACCTTCGATCTCCTTCAGGACGACCGGGTCGCGCTCCGCGGCCACCGAAGCCTGGAGCGCAGCGCACGCCTCCGCCGAGCCGACCTCGCCCAGCGCCCACGCGGAATGCCCCCGAACCAACGGCTCGGGATCCGAGAGCGCCGCGGCCAGCACCGGGACTGCATCCGGCGATCCCCAGTTCCCGAGCGCCACGGCGACGTTGCGCAGGAAGCCGGCACGTCCGGGCCGCCGCACCGGTGAGCCTCGGGAGAACGCCTCCCAGCCTGCCTGGTCCATGGACATGAGGTCGATCAGTGACGGAGCTTCGGTTCCTGGATGCCATCCGTCTGAGGGCAACGGCTCGACGCTGAAAGGCGGCTCGCCAGGTCCACGTGCCGCGAACGACGGCTCCGATGAAGGCGCCGAGAATTTACGGCTGAAAGGGCACACTTCCTGGCAGATATCACATCCGAAGACGCGATTCCCGATGAGCGGCCGTAGCTCCACCGGGATCGGCCCGCGCTGCTCGATCGTGAGGTAGGAGATGCAGCGACGTGCGTCCATGACCGGCGCACCGTTCTCATCGCGGCCGAGCAGCGCGCCGGTAGGGCAGGCGCTCACGCATGCGTGGCACGTCCCGCAGTGGTCGCGCTGGAACGGCTCGTCGTAGTCGAGCTCCAGCTCCACGAGCAGCGTGCCCAGGAACACGTACGACCCGAGCCGCGGCTGCAGCAGCATCGTGTTTCTGCCCTGCCAGCCGAGGCCGGCGCGCTGCGCGAGCTCACGCTCGAGCACGGGACCGGTATCGACATACGCGCGGGCGGCTTCGAGGCGCTGTCCCGTCTCCTGTTCGATCCAGTGCAGCAGCTCGAGCTGCCGCTTCTTCATGACCTTGTGGTAGTCGCGCCCCCGTGCGTAGCGGGCGATGATGCCACGCCCGGGCGACGCGTTCTCGTCACCGGACGTCGCGTAGCGCATCGTCATGACGATGGCGCTCTTCAGCTCCGGCCATTTCTGCTGCGGGTCGAGCCTGGCCTCCACCGCGTCCTCACGGGCGAGGTAGTCCATGCCGCCGTGTCGACCCGCGGCGATCCACGCGCGGTAGACGGCGTCGTGATCGCTGGGGCGCAGGGGTGCGACGCCCACGGACTCGAAGCCGAGCTCGCGTGCGCGCTCGCGGATGCGGTGCGTCAGGGACATCGGTGCGACCATGCGGGGGGATACCCGGCGATGGCCACACCGTGCCGGAAACGGGCGCCGCCGCGACAGCGGCGGCGGCGCCAGGGCGAAGTGTCGAAGTGCGGCAGTTCAGCCGTCCGCGAGCGAGCTCGAGACGGTCACCTCCGAGATCGATTCGACAGCGCCGGTGCACTCGGGTATCACGCCCGTGAATCCGAACGGTACGACCCGCCGGTACGTCACCGGAGCACTGCCCGGAGCAGGCAGCGGGATGCCTTCCAGCAGAATGAACGAGACGTTGCGCTCGAGGCCATCGAGAGGCGGCAGATCGCCGGTCACGCTGAAATGGAGCGAGCGCCTTCCGTCCAGCTCCGCCACGTAACCGACTGCCTCCTCCTGCACCGGGCCCTGCACCGGCTGGGGGTTGGACGGAGTGTCGTGACCGTCCAGACAGTTGGCATCGTTGCCGACGACCGTGCCGGAGAAGGTGCCTGCGGAACGCAACATTTCCGGATCC
This genomic window contains:
- a CDS encoding ATPase domain-containing protein, which translates into the protein MSQAKRLVIDQLPSGVPGLDLILGGGVPQGSFNLVAGAPGTGKTTLAQQFVFANASPRHTALFFTILGEPAAKMLRYQQQYTFFDLEKVDESIRFINLSDDVIERGLEGALERIIEEVEKSEARIVVVDSFRSLTDAVRVGSAVSSDLPGVLQRLAMHLTTWQVTSFLVGEYEEEEKTGNPIFTIADTILWLEQATENNSIVRKLQVVKVRGQAPMPGLHTYRITADGLQVFPRLSLAVDEHERETPAGRTSTGVPGLDEMMGGGIPTGDSVLVAGPSGSGKSVLATQFIAEGGKRGEAGVLVVFEEHPKEYLHRAEGLGFGVQGMIEAGMLEALYLRPLDLSPDETLHEIREAVNRVGATRVVIDSMSGFELALAPTFRTDFRESLYRLVGALTGIGITVLTTMEVSPGENELRFTPNVISFLADDLISLRYVEVERELRKVAVVVKMRGSQHSKAYREYEITERGFVVGGDLDGYTGRISGAPVLTRRMSENA
- the queG gene encoding tRNA epoxyqueuosine(34) reductase QueG, giving the protein MSLTHRIRERARELGFESVGVAPLRPSDHDAVYRAWIAAGRHGGMDYLAREDAVEARLDPQQKWPELKSAIVMTMRYATSGDENASPGRGIIARYARGRDYHKVMKKRQLELLHWIEQETGQRLEAARAYVDTGPVLERELAQRAGLGWQGRNTMLLQPRLGSYVFLGTLLVELELDYDEPFQRDHCGTCHACVSACPTGALLGRDENGAPVMDARRCISYLTIEQRGPIPVELRPLIGNRVFGCDICQEVCPFSRKFSAPSSEPSFAARGPGEPPFSVEPLPSDGWHPGTEAPSLIDLMSMDQAGWEAFSRGSPVRRPGRAGFLRNVAVALGNWGSPDAVPVLAAALSDPEPLVRGHSAWALGEVGSAEACAALQASVAAERDPVVLKEIEGALERLRSNVK